Proteins from one Hydrogenivirga caldilitoris genomic window:
- a CDS encoding sensor histidine kinase, whose amino-acid sequence MIKRLLPRTSYERESLLKSFLLFFVIMELFLGVIFYMLFLAELSSLKSKVFLELKNYSYTFEGEKFRIDIIPAERGARLYELLEDGEGLYILVPVPFSEKELLRITYPRESFLSDRRRVIGRFFLFFGIASVVAFGLSVAFSIYAVNPMRQALRMIEEVNKDIIHDLNTPMMTLRVNLKMLRSKYPQDEELERIEFALKQLETFKENLRPLETKTEFKMEEVNLKELIEKEAADFKKVYPEKEIRLELETVKIKADRSAAVRIVSNLLENAFKHGLKGSWVRVLLRGDKLIVENPSKPPRDVNKLFERYYRESQRGLGLGLSIVKKLASELGWKVKAEYSDGVFRVVILLKKS is encoded by the coding sequence TTGATTAAGAGACTGCTGCCGAGAACTTCCTACGAGAGGGAATCTTTACTAAAGAGCTTTCTGCTCTTCTTCGTAATTATGGAGCTGTTCCTCGGGGTAATTTTTTATATGCTCTTCCTCGCTGAGCTTAGCTCTCTTAAAAGTAAAGTGTTTCTTGAGTTGAAGAACTACAGCTACACCTTTGAGGGAGAGAAGTTCAGGATAGACATCATTCCAGCTGAGAGGGGAGCCAGGCTTTATGAACTCCTTGAGGACGGAGAAGGTCTCTACATACTTGTCCCGGTCCCTTTCTCTGAAAAGGAGCTTCTCAGGATAACCTACCCGAGAGAGAGCTTCCTGTCAGACAGAAGAAGAGTGATAGGGCGTTTCTTTCTCTTCTTTGGAATTGCTTCAGTGGTGGCTTTTGGACTGTCGGTAGCTTTCTCTATATACGCTGTAAACCCTATGAGGCAGGCTCTCCGTATGATAGAAGAGGTAAACAAGGACATAATCCATGACCTGAACACACCCATGATGACACTCCGTGTGAATTTGAAGATGCTTAGGAGCAAGTACCCTCAAGATGAGGAACTGGAGAGGATTGAGTTTGCTCTCAAACAGCTGGAAACTTTTAAAGAGAACTTAAGACCTCTGGAGACTAAGACGGAGTTTAAGATGGAGGAGGTCAACCTGAAGGAACTAATTGAAAAGGAAGCTGCTGATTTTAAAAAGGTGTATCCGGAAAAGGAAATTCGGCTTGAACTTGAGACCGTGAAGATAAAAGCAGACAGGAGCGCAGCGGTTCGGATAGTATCCAACCTGCTTGAAAACGCCTTCAAGCATGGTCTTAAAGGTTCGTGGGTCAGGGTCCTTCTCAGAGGGGATAAGCTTATTGTGGAAAATCCTTCCAAACCCCCCCGTGACGTTAACAAGCTCTTTGAACGTTACTACAGAGAGTCTCAGCGGGGACTGGGGCTGGGGCTTTCCATAGTTAAAAAGTTGGCTTCAGAGCTCGGATGGAAGGTAAAGGCTGAGTACAGTGACGGGGTATTTAGAGTGGTTATCCTGTTAAAGAAATCCTGA
- a CDS encoding DUF4382 domain-containing protein codes for MRKLFLMAAVFGAGVFAYNCGGGSGSAGSGTVALYVTDSPLEDAGKVEVAIKEIRMEHKGSGTTCTVFAPDTPYTVDLTDIKNTLELLDLTSCPEGPYNRLVVVLDKDVNVLYNDELKTCTLVDYDPDRDGQDKPIKPNRTQCDDNECFVYVTGAVNVLANQTNDVALDFELKDSEINIDNSGNCTVAFKVSPLHAEGMKDKEQEVKGFVSALDTDTNTFNLTTKVGTVFTVSYTDDSNNYDDVLSLAQSYNLKTEVECEHLDLENATCTAQGIEVKVKGIAVSVDDSNKTLILDIDGNRDTTDDQIQVSGGKWEGNIQEGSYVEVEIIGYDGTYYLAKEVEEEKS; via the coding sequence ATGAGGAAGCTCTTCCTCATGGCAGCTGTATTTGGAGCCGGGGTTTTTGCTTACAACTGTGGAGGTGGAAGTGGAAGCGCAGGGAGCGGAACTGTTGCCCTCTATGTTACGGATTCACCCCTTGAAGATGCAGGAAAGGTTGAAGTTGCTATAAAAGAGATCAGAATGGAGCATAAAGGTTCTGGTACGACCTGCACGGTCTTTGCTCCGGATACACCCTACACGGTAGACCTGACAGATATAAAGAACACCCTTGAGCTCCTTGACCTCACAAGCTGCCCTGAAGGTCCATACAACAGGCTGGTGGTTGTACTTGACAAGGACGTTAACGTACTCTACAACGACGAGCTAAAGACCTGTACCCTGGTTGACTACGACCCGGACAGGGATGGACAGGACAAACCAATAAAACCGAATAGAACACAATGTGACGATAATGAGTGTTTCGTGTATGTAACAGGGGCTGTAAATGTCCTCGCAAACCAGACCAACGATGTGGCTCTTGACTTTGAGTTAAAAGATTCTGAAATAAACATTGATAACAGTGGTAACTGTACCGTTGCCTTTAAGGTCTCACCCCTACACGCTGAGGGCATGAAGGATAAAGAGCAGGAAGTAAAGGGCTTTGTCTCGGCTCTTGACACCGATACCAACACCTTTAACCTGACAACCAAGGTGGGAACAGTTTTCACTGTGAGTTACACGGATGATTCAAACAACTACGATGATGTCCTCTCACTTGCCCAGAGCTACAACTTAAAGACTGAGGTTGAGTGTGAGCACCTTGACCTGGAAAACGCTACCTGTACCGCCCAAGGTATAGAGGTAAAGGTGAAGGGGATAGCTGTGAGCGTTGATGACAGCAACAAAACCCTGATACTTGACATTGACGGGAATAGGGATACAACCGATGACCAGATACAGGTTTCCGGCGGAAAGTGGGAAGGAAATATTCAGGAAGGCTCTTACGTTGAGGTTGAGATAATCGGATACGATGGAACCTATTACTTAGCAAAGGAAGTAGAAGAGGAAAAGTCTTAG
- a CDS encoding Mov34/MPN/PAD-1 family protein — MLRIRKRALDRILAQAEKDYPYETCGLLLGKSEGDVRTVFGAYETPNANPDRKNDRYEIDPKDYMKAEDKAKEFGLEIVGVYHSHPDHPDRPSQFDEERAFEGLSYIIISVQRGKATSYRSWELVDGKFREEAIEVFGN; from the coding sequence ATGCTTAGGATAAGAAAACGAGCTTTAGATAGGATACTCGCCCAGGCAGAGAAGGACTATCCCTACGAGACCTGTGGTCTTCTCCTTGGGAAGTCTGAGGGAGATGTCAGGACGGTCTTTGGAGCTTATGAGACACCCAACGCAAACCCAGACAGAAAGAATGACAGATACGAGATAGACCCCAAGGATTACATGAAAGCTGAGGACAAGGCTAAGGAGTTCGGTCTTGAGATAGTGGGTGTTTATCACTCTCACCCCGACCATCCGGATAGACCTTCTCAGTTTGATGAGGAGAGAGCTTTTGAGGGCTTATCTTACATAATAATATCCGTTCAGAGGGGGAAAGCGACCTCCTACAGGAGCTGGGAGCTTGTTGATGGGAAGTTTAGAGAGGAAGCCATAGAGGTATTCGGTAACTGA
- a CDS encoding uracil-DNA glycosylase, whose product MGAKETAKALEVIGFDEIYLTKRLTDGNKRIPGDRTIQDKRGLLLEHFNSFKDCTKCELHKSRTQVVFGDGNPYSPVVFVGEAPGEDEDRQGRPFVGRAGKYLNTKIEEVLGLRREEVYITNVCKCRPPGNRKPTPLEISACFPYLKKELDIIEPKVICCLGATAGEGILGKKLSITKLRGQTMPYPYNTKVLVFLTYHPAYILRNPRADGEFTEDMRKLKELIGL is encoded by the coding sequence ATGGGTGCAAAAGAAACGGCTAAGGCTCTGGAAGTTATAGGGTTTGATGAGATATACCTCACCAAGAGGCTGACAGATGGGAATAAAAGAATTCCGGGAGATAGAACCATTCAAGATAAGCGGGGTTTACTCTTAGAACATTTTAACTCCTTCAAAGACTGCACCAAGTGCGAGCTTCATAAGAGCAGGACGCAGGTGGTCTTCGGAGACGGAAACCCCTACTCACCCGTAGTGTTCGTTGGGGAAGCACCCGGAGAAGATGAGGACAGGCAGGGGAGACCCTTTGTAGGCAGAGCGGGAAAGTATCTGAATACAAAGATAGAGGAAGTTCTCGGACTGAGGAGAGAAGAGGTCTATATAACCAACGTCTGTAAGTGCAGACCCCCTGGAAACAGGAAACCCACTCCTCTGGAGATAAGTGCCTGCTTCCCTTACCTTAAAAAGGAGCTGGATATAATAGAGCCTAAAGTTATATGCTGTTTGGGAGCAACCGCCGGGGAGGGAATTCTGGGAAAGAAACTTTCCATAACCAAGCTCAGAGGTCAAACCATGCCCTATCCATACAACACAAAGGTTCTAGTGTTCCTAACCTATCACCCGGCTTATATACTTAGAAATCCGAGAGCCGATGGTGAGTTCACGGAGGACATGAGGAAACTTAAAGAACTTATCGGGCTGTAA
- a CDS encoding DNA double-strand break repair nuclease NurA yields the protein MPQLGRYRFSFDTWKTLEIEDEYLEESEEIEDPEVETKDWGPIEGVPCEGLSVVFVDGVRRTEHLIYLEDDEGNFSEGAFVSVGAGALFMRHAQINPAHQAFQNFMVERFLLLKEGIDLGEEKLRFNFRESVLEFRVKTTNKELSPFVNELMSRMESQVAEHTFKRLKPDLMITDGTVHYNAKIKELPFVGYVKKHRKRYVPNDKTYVFRELKVGERTPIVKLHSQPNMEGEGVKSFDKFTWYVRISENEGISGIARLEVSAGIGLKKAIALANQTAWIIPKFASAEFSDRRAPHNLTPIKHLENALRRRLGSQALIRRILLKELITAR from the coding sequence ATGCCCCAGCTGGGAAGGTATAGGTTCTCCTTTGATACCTGGAAAACCCTTGAGATTGAAGATGAGTATCTTGAGGAGTCGGAGGAGATAGAAGACCCTGAGGTGGAGACAAAGGACTGGGGACCAATAGAGGGCGTCCCCTGTGAAGGCTTGAGTGTGGTATTCGTTGACGGTGTGAGGAGAACGGAGCACCTCATATACCTGGAGGACGATGAGGGTAACTTTAGTGAGGGAGCCTTTGTGTCCGTGGGCGCAGGTGCACTCTTTATGAGGCATGCCCAGATAAATCCGGCTCATCAGGCTTTTCAAAACTTTATGGTGGAAAGGTTCTTACTTCTCAAAGAAGGGATTGACCTTGGAGAAGAGAAACTCAGGTTTAACTTTAGAGAGTCTGTCTTAGAATTCCGGGTAAAAACTACGAACAAAGAGCTGTCCCCCTTCGTAAATGAGCTTATGTCAAGAATGGAGTCACAGGTCGCCGAGCACACATTCAAAAGGCTAAAACCAGACCTTATGATAACTGACGGAACTGTGCATTATAACGCTAAGATAAAAGAACTACCCTTCGTTGGCTACGTGAAAAAGCACCGAAAGAGGTACGTGCCAAACGATAAAACCTACGTGTTCCGAGAGCTTAAAGTGGGTGAAAGGACTCCGATAGTTAAGCTCCACTCCCAACCTAATATGGAGGGAGAAGGGGTAAAGAGTTTTGATAAATTCACCTGGTATGTGAGGATAAGTGAGAATGAAGGTATAAGCGGTATAGCCAGGCTTGAGGTATCCGCAGGTATAGGCTTAAAGAAGGCAATCGCGCTCGCTAACCAGACAGCGTGGATAATCCCAAAGTTCGCCTCTGCTGAGTTTTCAGACAGGAGAGCCCCCCATAACCTCACACCCATAAAACATCTGGAAAACGCCCTCAGAAGGAGGCTTGGAAGTCAGGCTTTGATAAGGAGGATACTTTTAAAGGAGCTAATTACAGCCCGATAA
- the obgE gene encoding GTPase ObgE: MRELFLDRVKIYVKGGRGGNGAVAFLREKYRPKGGPAGGDGGKGGDVVLVATSSKHTLLDFKYKRHFKAENGEHGKGKNQKGKDGKDLVVYVPVGTVVRDDQTGELLCDLTQEGQRCVVARGGKGGRGNAQFATPTNQAPRHAEPGEEGEERWIVLELKLIADIGIVGLPNAGKSTLLSKLTKARPKIADYPFTTTKPNLGVMELDEERRLVLADIPGLIEDAHKGAGLGHEFLRHIERTRLLLHLIDVSDNRETDPLKAFELVNRELELYSPELAKKPQIVVASKIDALSDRSVLEKLKEAFEDRGYTFHAISSATSEGIEELKELLWSKYMEVEHAPAGKV, from the coding sequence ATGAGAGAGCTTTTCTTAGACAGGGTAAAGATTTACGTTAAGGGTGGAAGGGGTGGAAACGGTGCAGTTGCTTTTCTCAGAGAAAAGTACAGACCTAAAGGTGGTCCAGCAGGGGGAGATGGAGGTAAAGGTGGTGATGTGGTTCTTGTAGCCACCTCAAGCAAACATACCCTGTTAGACTTTAAGTATAAGAGGCATTTTAAGGCTGAAAACGGGGAACACGGGAAGGGAAAGAACCAGAAGGGTAAAGACGGTAAAGACTTGGTTGTTTACGTCCCCGTCGGGACTGTTGTGAGAGATGACCAGACCGGAGAGCTCCTATGTGACCTGACCCAGGAGGGGCAGAGATGTGTAGTAGCCAGAGGGGGAAAGGGAGGAAGGGGAAACGCCCAATTTGCAACCCCAACTAATCAGGCACCAAGGCATGCGGAACCAGGTGAGGAGGGGGAGGAGAGATGGATAGTCTTAGAGCTTAAGCTCATTGCAGATATAGGTATAGTTGGACTTCCCAACGCTGGAAAATCAACCCTTCTCTCAAAACTTACAAAGGCAAGACCAAAGATAGCCGATTATCCTTTTACCACAACAAAACCCAATCTGGGTGTGATGGAGCTTGACGAGGAGAGGAGGCTTGTTCTTGCAGACATACCCGGACTGATAGAAGATGCCCATAAAGGTGCTGGGCTTGGACACGAGTTTCTCAGACACATTGAGAGAACCAGACTCCTCCTACACTTGATAGACGTTTCAGACAACCGGGAAACGGACCCCTTAAAAGCCTTTGAGCTTGTCAACAGGGAGCTTGAACTTTACAGCCCTGAGCTTGCAAAGAAACCCCAGATTGTGGTCGCAAGCAAGATAGACGCCCTATCTGACAGAAGCGTACTGGAGAAGTTAAAGGAGGCTTTTGAGGATAGGGGGTACACCTTTCACGCTATATCCTCAGCCACCTCTGAGGGGATAGAGGAACTCAAGGAGTTGCTTTGGAGTAAGTACATGGAGGTTGAACATGCCCCAGCTGGGAAGGTATAG
- a CDS encoding sensor domain-containing diguanylate cyclase → MSERHYRELVENVNSIVLRWKPDGTISFINEYGSWFFEFRKEDLLGKNVLDTIVPALDADGKDLRRMIKDIVHDPRKYIYNENENVTSSGKRVFILWRNNPIFDEEGRLTEILSIGSDITDKRKLEKELVYMASHDSLTGVFNRREFERILDSEIQKANRYNEPLSLILFDVDNFKDINDSFGHNAGDGVLVEIASAVSATIREIDTFARLGGDEFVLLLPHTLLSGAVDVAEKIKKLVESVMTVKVRKVTTSVGVTVYRKGEERGEFLIRADRALYRAKDMGKNCVASL, encoded by the coding sequence TTGAGTGAGAGGCACTACAGAGAACTGGTTGAGAATGTGAACAGTATAGTTCTGCGTTGGAAGCCTGATGGAACAATCAGCTTTATAAATGAGTACGGTTCATGGTTCTTTGAGTTTAGGAAAGAGGATCTCCTTGGTAAGAATGTCCTGGACACCATAGTCCCTGCTTTGGATGCTGATGGTAAAGACCTACGCAGGATGATAAAAGACATAGTTCACGACCCGCGTAAGTACATATACAACGAAAATGAGAATGTAACCTCTTCGGGAAAGAGGGTCTTTATCCTTTGGAGAAACAACCCCATATTTGATGAGGAGGGTAGGCTTACAGAGATCCTTTCTATAGGTTCTGACATAACGGATAAAAGGAAACTGGAAAAGGAACTTGTGTACATGGCTTCCCATGATTCCCTTACAGGGGTATTTAACCGTAGAGAGTTTGAGCGCATTTTGGATTCCGAGATACAGAAGGCAAACAGATACAATGAACCTTTGTCCTTAATACTCTTTGACGTGGATAATTTTAAGGATATAAACGACAGCTTCGGACACAACGCCGGAGATGGTGTACTTGTAGAAATAGCTTCTGCGGTTTCTGCTACTATAAGGGAGATAGACACCTTTGCACGTCTCGGTGGGGATGAGTTTGTTCTCCTTCTCCCACACACGCTTTTGAGTGGTGCTGTAGATGTTGCTGAAAAGATAAAGAAACTTGTGGAGAGTGTTATGACGGTCAAAGTGAGGAAGGTTACCACCAGTGTGGGTGTAACGGTTTACAGAAAGGGAGAAGAGAGAGGTGAATTCTTGATAAGGGCAGATAGAGCCCTTTACAGGGCGAAGGACATGGGTAAGAACTGTGTGGCAAGCCTTTAG
- a CDS encoding dioxygenase family protein, protein MIPAAFISHGSPELTIRGGRWAESLKGLGRRVKKLNPELVLVISAHWLTDGVHLECSEKHKTIHDFYGFAKELYELEYPAIGRPELCREIAQVLKGKCVKDRGLDHGVWTILRHMFPEADIPVTQLSIDTGKSLREHFELGKKLRDFRDRVMVIGSGGAVHNLKDAVLNPTRTPGWAVEFQEFLREKVTSKDVEALLNYRSELGSIAHPTEEHIIPLFYFLGSLREEERVEVLYEGFEFGSVSLLSFSAC, encoded by the coding sequence ATGATACCTGCTGCTTTCATATCGCATGGTTCTCCAGAGCTCACTATCAGAGGAGGACGGTGGGCAGAAAGTCTAAAAGGGCTTGGAAGAAGGGTTAAGAAACTCAATCCTGAGCTTGTCCTTGTAATTTCAGCCCACTGGCTTACAGACGGGGTACACCTTGAGTGCTCCGAGAAGCACAAAACGATCCATGACTTTTACGGCTTTGCAAAAGAACTCTATGAGCTTGAATACCCAGCAATTGGCAGACCAGAACTCTGCAGGGAAATAGCACAGGTACTAAAAGGAAAATGTGTTAAGGATAGAGGTCTTGACCACGGAGTGTGGACAATCTTACGGCACATGTTCCCAGAGGCAGATATACCGGTAACTCAGCTCAGCATAGATACGGGAAAGAGCCTTAGAGAACATTTTGAGCTTGGGAAAAAGCTAAGAGACTTCAGAGACAGAGTTATGGTAATTGGAAGTGGCGGGGCTGTCCACAATTTGAAGGACGCTGTCCTGAATCCAACAAGAACACCCGGCTGGGCTGTTGAATTCCAAGAGTTCCTACGGGAAAAGGTTACAAGCAAAGATGTGGAAGCCCTATTAAACTACAGGAGCGAGCTTGGTAGTATTGCCCACCCAACTGAGGAACACATAATACCTCTCTTCTATTTCCTTGGGAGTTTACGAGAGGAAGAGAGGGTGGAGGTTCTCTATGAAGGGTTTGAGTTTGGGAGTGTTTCCCTGCTCAGCTTCTCAGCATGCTAA
- a CDS encoding NAD(P)H-dependent oxidoreductase, producing the protein MVLVIYAHPNPKSFNAAIRETVEDFLKERNLPFRTRDLYAISFNPVLSGEDFVALQKGSFLEDVGKEQEFVKEADTLIFIFPMWWYSFPAILKGYIDRVFSYGFAYGEKDGKVVGLLEGKRALIFCTLGGFEEDYENFSECLMNTFKATFEFCSIKVPLVKFFYGVPYVSDEVRKGYLEEVRRALLEAI; encoded by the coding sequence ATGGTCCTTGTGATTTATGCCCACCCAAACCCGAAGAGCTTTAACGCAGCCATAAGAGAGACCGTTGAAGATTTCCTTAAGGAGAGGAATTTGCCCTTTCGGACGAGAGACCTTTACGCAATCAGCTTTAACCCTGTTCTTTCAGGAGAGGATTTTGTTGCCCTTCAAAAGGGTAGTTTCCTTGAAGATGTCGGGAAAGAACAGGAGTTTGTTAAGGAAGCTGACACCCTTATCTTCATATTCCCTATGTGGTGGTACAGTTTTCCTGCCATACTCAAGGGATACATAGATAGGGTTTTCTCCTACGGCTTCGCTTATGGGGAAAAGGACGGAAAAGTGGTAGGTCTTTTAGAAGGGAAGAGAGCTTTAATATTCTGCACACTTGGAGGTTTTGAGGAGGACTACGAAAACTTCTCAGAGTGTCTTATGAACACCTTTAAAGCAACCTTTGAGTTCTGCAGTATAAAGGTCCCCCTTGTAAAGTTCTTCTATGGAGTTCCGTATGTTTCAGATGAGGTAAGAAAGGGTTACCTGGAAGAGGTAAGAAGAGCTCTCTTGGAGGCTATATGA
- a CDS encoding class I SAM-dependent methyltransferase produces the protein MAFKFPEENWHILLSPERESWQSIQNFLRTAEPKEEEVWADIGCGPGYFTLPLARRVRRVYAIDSSDFMLSVCFERAKEERLGNVEVLQCTEESIPLENKSVDVSLLANLFHELLKPDKFMEEVRRITRSKVILIDWHPVPSPAGPPIQDRVPKESLIEFMESRNFKLLEDNPIYPYHYFLVFKP, from the coding sequence ATGGCTTTCAAGTTTCCTGAAGAGAACTGGCATATACTCCTGAGCCCTGAACGGGAGAGCTGGCAGAGTATACAGAACTTTTTAAGAACCGCCGAGCCTAAAGAAGAGGAGGTCTGGGCTGATATAGGTTGCGGTCCAGGCTACTTCACCTTACCCTTAGCCAGACGTGTAAGGAGAGTTTATGCTATAGACTCTTCAGACTTTATGCTCTCTGTATGCTTTGAAAGAGCCAAAGAAGAAAGACTTGGTAACGTTGAAGTCCTGCAATGCACGGAGGAGAGTATACCCCTTGAGAATAAAAGTGTTGATGTTAGCCTGCTTGCAAATCTTTTTCATGAGCTCCTTAAACCCGACAAGTTTATGGAGGAAGTAAGGAGGATAACTAGGAGCAAGGTAATCCTTATAGACTGGCACCCCGTCCCATCTCCGGCAGGTCCACCTATACAGGATAGGGTCCCAAAGGAAAGTCTTATTGAATTCATGGAATCAAGGAACTTTAAATTACTTGAGGATAACCCAATTTACCCTTACCACTACTTCTTGGTATTTAAACCTTGA
- a CDS encoding CDGSH iron-sulfur domain-containing protein, with protein MARLVKCTEKGPYKLEAGGEAYYICRCGLSKEQPFCDGSHKKTRDEEDGKLYIYDEKGRVEIVI; from the coding sequence ATGGCAAGACTGGTAAAGTGTACCGAAAAAGGACCCTACAAGCTTGAAGCCGGAGGTGAGGCGTACTATATCTGCCGGTGTGGTCTCTCCAAGGAACAACCTTTCTGCGATGGTTCCCACAAAAAGACCAGAGATGAAGAGGATGGTAAGCTTTACATCTACGATGAAAAGGGACGGGTTGAGATAGTTATATAA